ACTCTCTCATGGCCTTTTCGAGTGGAGACCTCATGTCTCAGGTCTCTGACGACCTTCTGCCTGCCATCGCAGGTCTGCTCAGCAAAATGGACACGATGCTCTACAACTTCGACAAGGTCATCAACAATCCCCATATCCATACCGCATTCAGAGAGATCGCAGAGGCTTCCGAAAACCTCAGCGCGTCCACCCGCACCCTTCGCAACATGATGACCACCAAGGTGCCCGGGATCATGAATGAAGTCGAGGTGATGAGCAAGAACTTCAGCTCCATCTCCACAAAGGTCAACAATATGGCTCTCGACAGCACTGTCATGAGACTCAACCGCGTCCTCTCCGACACCGAAGGCATGACGAAGCGTCTCAACTCCAAGGACAACACCCTCGGACTTCTGCTCAACGACAAAGCCCTCTTCGAGAGCATCTACAAGACGACACGTTCGGCAGACACACTGCTCATGGACTTGAAGAAAAATCCTAAACGATACGTACACTTCTCGATCTTCTGATCCTGAGAGATAGGCAACGACAACAATCCCCCAAGAGGCTCAATGGTCTTCTTGGGGGATTGTTGTTTCAGGCTTTCACATTGCTCGTTGCAGGAGGTCGGATCATGGCACATTCTGTCCGGTGACAGAATATCTTCCGGCAAGGGACAGCACACCGTCTGTCGTGGGGCAGGATGGATTCTGTTGCACTTTTATTGCGATCACCACACCCAAGGCGGTATCTCCATGACAAGAGAGTCCGGGAATAGGAGCGAAAAGGGCAGAGCGGTCGTTGGTGTTATACGATTTATAACTATATTTGTGAGACGTAGGAAATTCATTACAATCCAAAATAACAAACAAAAAAAGTCCTCAAGATCGTTATGAAAAGAGACGAAAGAATCTTTGCCCTCATCCAAGAGGAGCACGAGAGACAACGCAAAGGGATCGAGCTCATCGCTTCGGAAAACTTTGTCAGTGATCAAGTCATGGAAGCCATGGGCAGCTGCTTTACCAACAAGTACGCCGAGGGTTATCCCGGACGCAGATATTACGGTGGTTGCGAAGTCGTAGACCAAGCCGAACAGCTTGCGATCGATCGTATCAAGCAACTTTATGGTGCAGAGTGGGCCAACGTACAGCCTCACTCAGGTGCTCAGGCAAACATGGCGGTACTACTCACAGTACTCAAGCCCGGCGACACATTCCTCGGTCTCAACCTCGCTCATGGTGGTCACCTCTCTCACGGTTCGGCTGTCAACAGCTCGGGCATCTTGTACAACCCCATCGCATACAATGTCAAGGAAGATACAGGTCGTGTAGACTACGATGAGATGGAACGCCTTGCACTCGAACACAAGCCCAAACTCATCATCGCAGGTGGTTCGGCTTACTCTCGTGAGTGGGAATACCAACGCATGCGTGACATCGCAGACAAGATCGGTGCGCTCCTCATGGTGGATATGGCTCACCCTGCAGGTCTCGTGGCAGCAGGTCTCCTCGACAACCCGGTGAAGTATGCTCACATCGTCACTTCGACCACACACAAGACTCTACGTGGTCCTCGTGGTGGTATCATCCTCCTCGGCAAGGACTTCGAAAACCCTTGGGGACTCAAGACACCAAAGGGGGTACTCAAGACCATGGGACAGCTCCTCGACTCTGCAGTCTTCCCGGGTGTACAGGGTGGTCCGCTTGAACACGTGATCGCTGCCAAGGCTGTCGCTTTCGGCGAAGCTCTTGACCCATCATTCAAGGTGTACCAACAGCTTGTCAAGGACAATGCTCAGGCCATGGCGAAGGCGTTCATCGAGCTTGGTTATAAGATCATCTCCGATGGTACAGACAACCACAGTATGCTCGTGGATCTCCGTCCTAAGTTCCCCGAACTCACAGGTAAGGTCGCTGAGAACAGCCTCGTACGTGCGGACATCACCATCAACAAGAACATGGTGCCATTCGACACCCGTTCGGCATTCCAGACTTCGGGCTTCCGTGTAGGTACGCCGGCGATCTCTACAAGAGGTGTACAACCTTCGGAAATGAAGGCCATCGTCACCCTCATCGACCGTGTCCTCTCTGCTCCTGAAGACGAAGCTGTCATCACAGCTGTACGCAAGGAGGTCAACGAGATGATGTCCGAACGTCCTATCTTCGCGTGGTAATCCCTCACCGAAGGACATAAAAAAGAAGAGCGGCTAAGCACCCATCGGGGTACTTAGCCGCTCTTTTATTGGCGGAAGGCGTATAAGCCTTATTGCAACGCTTCGTTGACGTCGATGCCGAGGGCATCTGCCACACCCTTACCATAAGCAGGATCTGCCTTGTAACAGTTGGAGATGTGACGTAGCTTGATCACCTTGGGGATGTCTCCCATCGAGCGAGCAGTGTTGTCGAAGAGGACTTGCTGTTGCTCAGGCGACATGAGGTCGAAGAGGGCCTTGACCTGTGAATAGTAGTCACTGTCGTCTTCTCTGAAGTCCCACTGATAAGCAGCTCCATCGAGCTCGAGAGGTGGTTCCTTGTACTCGTTCTGATCTTGCCAGTGACCATAGCCGTTGGGCTCATAACCGAGGCGCGAACCGTAGTTGCCATCGACCCTCATAGCACCATCACGATGGTACATATTGAGGAATGGGCAACGGCTCTTGTTGACAGGGATCTGGTGGTGGTTCACACCGAGGCGGTAACGCTGGGTGTCTCCGTAAGAGAAGAGACGTCCTTGAAGCATACGGTCGGGTGAGAAGCTGATACCGGGCACGACATTGGCAGGGTTGAATGCAGCCTGCTCGACATCTGCGAAGTAGTTTTCAGGATTGCGGTTGAGCTCCATGACACCCACTTCCATGAGCGGAAACTCCTTCTGTGACCACACCTTCGTCAAGTCGAATGGGTTGAAAGGCATCTGCTTAGCCTGCTCTTCGGTCATGATCTGGATCTTGAGTGTCCAGCGAGGGAAGTCGCCGCGCTCGATGCTTTCGTAGAGGTCTCTCTGATGACTCTCACGGTCCTTGCCCACGATGGCTTCTGCCTCAGCATCGGTGAGGTTCTTGATCCCTTGTTGAGTGTGGAGGTGGAACTTCACCCAGTGTCTCACACCCTCAGCATTGATGAACGAGAACGTGTGGCTACCATAGCCGTGCATATGACGGTAGCTCGCAGGGATACCACGATCACTCATCGTGATGGTCACCTGATGAAGAGCTTCGGGGAGGAGCGTCCAGAAGTCCCAGTTGTTCTGAGCACTTCTCATGTTGGTGCGAGGATCACGCTTGACGGCGTGGTTGAGGTCGGGGAACTTGAGAGGGTCTCTCAAGAAGAACACCGGAGTGTTATTTCCGACCAAGTCCCAGTTGCCCTCCTCGGTGTAAAACTTGATGGCAAAGCCACGGATGTCGCGTTCGGCATCGGCAGCACCACGCTCACCGGCTACGGTAGAGAAGCGGACAAAAAGTTCAGTCTTCTTACCTATCTCCGAGAATATGGCTGCCTTCGTGTACTTTGTGATGTCGTGAGTGACAGTGAAAGTACCGAACGCTCCCGATCCTTTGGCGTGCATACGGCGTTCGGGGATAACTTCGCGATCGAAGTGGGCGAGTTTTTCGAGGAACCAGATGTCTTGGAGCAACATCGGGCCACGCTTGCCGGCTGTCGCGACATTCTGGTTGTCAGCCACGGGAGCACCCGCAGCTGTTGTCAGTTTGTTCTTTTGTTCCATCGTTTTCAGTATTAAGTTAATAAAATATCAGGTACGGACACAAAAAGGCGTCAGACCAACTCTCTTTCACAAGCTGTTACGAAGAGCCTTGATCCTTTCAATGTAGGCGTCAAGCCTCTGCTTGTCTTCGTCGGAGAGGATACCGGTCTTGGACTTCATTGTATCTACCTGTTTTACATCGGACAGATTGAGACACCCTTTCATCCTTTTGAATATTGCCCCTGTGCGCACCTTATAAGTCGCAAAAAGAACAAGATGAGGAGGAAGTGTTGCAGGGAGTTTCTTGGAGGCTTCGATCCATACCTTGCTCGGGCTCTGATTGACGACGAACCAGCCGGTCGTCCAGCTCCCAAGCAACAAAAGATCGGAGTCTCGGAGCTGTTCTTCCTTGAAGTCGGAGATCGGTCCATAACTCACATTGACACCCTTGCTCCACAAGTACATAGCCATTGCTCGTGCCCATCCTGCCGTGCGTCCTTTCTTACTCTGGTACAGTATTGTTGCCTTCATATTTTGTTGTATTTATGTATGCTTTTTACAAATGTACCGAAAGATCGCATCACTGACAATCGACTATCTTTATATCGATATAGAACACGCCTATATCCACGTCTTCACTCATTCACTCTCATAGAGTTACAATCATTTCTCTATCGCAGCGATGCCCGGAAGCACCTTGCCTTCGATCGCTTCGAGGAGGGCACCGCCACCGGTGGAGACATAGGAGACCTTGTCGGCAAGATGATACTTGTTGACACAAGCGACGGAGTCTCCGCCACCGACGAGGGAGAACGCTCCCGCCTTTGTCGCTTCGGCGATTGCCTTACCCACGGCTTCGGAGCCATGCCCGAAGTTGTCAAACTCGAACACGCCCGTAGGGCCGTTCCAGAGGATCGTCTTGGAGCCCTTGATCACCTCGCTGAACATCTCTATCGTCTTGGGGCCGATGTCCATACCCTCCCAGCCGTCGGGGATGTCGTTCGATGGCACGAACTGTGTATTCGCATCGTTGCTGAACTTATCCGCCACCTTGCTGTCCACAGCGATGTATAGCTTCACGCCACGCTCCTCAGCCTTCTTGATGATGTCGAGAGCGAGATCGAGCTTGTCGTTCTCAACGATGGAGACACCGATCTTGCCTCCACGGGCTTTGGAGAAGGTATAAGTCATACCGCCCGTGAGGATGAGGTTGTCCACCTTGGTGAGGAGGTTCTCGATGATGTCGATCTTGCTCGACACCTTGGAGCCCCCCATGATCGCTGTAAATGGGCGTCGGATGTCGCTCATCACCTTCTTTACCGCCTCGACCTCCTTACCCATGAGGTAGCCGAACATCTTGTGATCCTTGTCGAAATAATCCGCCATCAGTGCTGTCGAAGCGTGTGCACGGTGCGCTGTACCGAAAGCATCATTGACATACACGTCGGCAAGGTCGGCGAGCTTCTTGGTGAAGACCTTCTGCGACTCCTTCACGGCCTTCTTTGCAGCAGCCTTCTCCTCCTCGCTCGCATCTTCGGCAAGACCACGAGGCTTGCCCTCCTCTTCGGCATAGAAGCGGAGATTTTCGAGCAACAATGCCTCTCCATCCTTCAGCTCGGCAGCCATACGGACAGCCTCCTCACCCACACAGTCGGGCGCAAACTTCACCTCCACGCCCAGAGCCTTGGAGATCTGATCCTTGATGTGAGCGAGCGAATACTTGTCCTCCACACCCTTTGGACGACCGAGGTGCGATCCGAGGATGAGTCTGCCACCATCGCCCAAGATCTTGTGGAGCGTGGGCAGAGCCGCACGGATGCGGGTGTCGTCGGTGATGTTGAACTTGTCATCGAGGGGGACATTGAAGTCCACACGGACAAAGGTGCGTAGACCTTTGAAATTGAAGTTATCGATATTTGCCATAATCTGGATATTTTGTGTTTTTATTCTGATGATCACGAAAAGTGCTATCTACAAATGTAACCAATACTTTCGAGACCTGCTCCACTTTTGGGGGAGAAAAAGCCTGCCCCTCGATCCGCACCTACGAGAGAAGTCCACCGGGGTCAAAAAAAGTCGTTAGACTCGATGACGAAAGTCGTTAGATTCGATCACGAAAGTCGTTAAACTTGATTTTGACCCTCCAACGACTTTGCGAGCGACCTCCGACCTGTCACACCGGAAGTCATCCGCACTTCGCCTCCCATCGGGAACAGAGAACCCCATGGTAAGGCGTATAGACATAACTGAGAACTGCCTCTGTCGACAGCTATCGGCATGAAAAACAACGCTCAGTTAAAAATTTATGTAGTTTGTATTGCAAAGTACAAAAAATTATATACCTTTGTGGCAAGTAAGGAACTGAACAACACATCACAGTGAATACTAAACACCATCTAAACGACTGATAATGAATGAAGCAGTAGAAAAAGTGAAGTCCCAGATGCGAAAGGGGATCTTGGAGTACTGCATACTCCTGATCCTTCACCGCAAAGAGGCGTACAGCACCGACATCATCAACGCACTCAAGCAAAATGAGTTGATTGTGGTCGAAGGCACGCTCTATCCCCTCCTCTCACGTCTCAAGACGGCAGGACTTCTCTCGTACACATGGGTGGAGAGCACACAGGGGCCACCCCGTAAGTATTACAAGATCACGGAGAAGGGCGAGGAGTTTCTCTCCGAACTACACTCCGCATGGCACGAGATACGCAACACCGTGGATCTCCTCATGCAAGGTATCCCTCAAGACGAAAACACACCCACCGATAATGTTGAAAATATCATCGCTTTATGAAGAAAACGATTACGATAAATCTTGCCAACCGTGTCTTCCAGATCGAAGAAGACGCATACATGATGCTTGAGCAATATCTCAACGGGTTGAGAGCCTACTTCAAGCGTACCGATCCCGATGGAGAGATCACCGACGATATCGAAAACCGCATCAGCGAACTCTTTGCCGAAAAGAAACGCCTCGGTCATGAGGTCATCACCGTAGACATCACTTCGGAGGTCATCCACCGCATGGGAGACATGAGCGACTTCATCGACACCGACGAAGAGACCTCGAGCACTGCAGGAACGACCTATACCGAGACAACCTCGGAGCCGGAGCGTGAGAAGGTCCAAAGGAAGTTTTACCGCGACATCTCGAACAAATGGGTGGCAGGGGTACTGTCAGGACTTGCGGCATATGTCAATATCGATGTATGGGTATTGAGACTTGTGTTCATATTCCTGCTCTTCACACCGATCACGCTCTTCTTGATCGTCTTCTACATCGCCTGCGCCATCTTTATCGACCCTGCGATCACCGTCAATCAGCGACTTGAGATGAAGGGCGAGGCCGTCTCCCCCGATGCGATATGGAAAAAGATCTCGGAGGAGTCCAAGGACTTCGGCGACAAGATCTCCGATGGCTTCTCTAAAGTGCGCACGAAGTACAATCTGGGCTACGAAAAGAGTGAGACGACAGCCGAGAAGAAGCCCAAAAGATCTTGGACAAGCTGGCTTTGGGGGATCCTCGGGATCATCATCGCACTTGCACTATGCTTCGGCTTCCTCTATCTCATTTCGCCG
This is a stretch of genomic DNA from Porphyromonas cangingivalis. It encodes these proteins:
- a CDS encoding PadR family transcriptional regulator, producing the protein MNEAVEKVKSQMRKGILEYCILLILHRKEAYSTDIINALKQNELIVVEGTLYPLLSRLKTAGLLSYTWVESTQGPPRKYYKITEKGEEFLSELHSAWHEIRNTVDLLMQGIPQDENTPTDNVENIIAL
- a CDS encoding PspC domain-containing protein translates to MKKTITINLANRVFQIEEDAYMMLEQYLNGLRAYFKRTDPDGEITDDIENRISELFAEKKRLGHEVITVDITSEVIHRMGDMSDFIDTDEETSSTAGTTYTETTSEPEREKVQRKFYRDISNKWVAGVLSGLAAYVNIDVWVLRLVFIFLLFTPITLFLIVFYIACAIFIDPAITVNQRLEMKGEAVSPDAIWKKISEESKDFGDKISDGFSKVRTKYNLGYEKSETTAEKKPKRSWTSWLWGILGIIIALALCFGFLYLISPDLVEGFRAGYYSIDDPEHILESIAYMFAGGLGLLSIVIIPLMILCGILFFLLGLAILIVPIGVILKTPFHIIIKILLIIGWFMLFFYVLS
- a CDS encoding flavodoxin family protein, which translates into the protein MKATILYQSKKGRTAGWARAMAMYLWSKGVNVSYGPISDFKEEQLRDSDLLLLGSWTTGWFVVNQSPSKVWIEASKKLPATLPPHLVLFATYKVRTGAIFKRMKGCLNLSDVKQVDTMKSKTGILSDEDKQRLDAYIERIKALRNSL
- a CDS encoding catalase; this translates as MEQKNKLTTAAGAPVADNQNVATAGKRGPMLLQDIWFLEKLAHFDREVIPERRMHAKGSGAFGTFTVTHDITKYTKAAIFSEIGKKTELFVRFSTVAGERGAADAERDIRGFAIKFYTEEGNWDLVGNNTPVFFLRDPLKFPDLNHAVKRDPRTNMRSAQNNWDFWTLLPEALHQVTITMSDRGIPASYRHMHGYGSHTFSFINAEGVRHWVKFHLHTQQGIKNLTDAEAEAIVGKDRESHQRDLYESIERGDFPRWTLKIQIMTEEQAKQMPFNPFDLTKVWSQKEFPLMEVGVMELNRNPENYFADVEQAAFNPANVVPGISFSPDRMLQGRLFSYGDTQRYRLGVNHHQIPVNKSRCPFLNMYHRDGAMRVDGNYGSRLGYEPNGYGHWQDQNEYKEPPLELDGAAYQWDFREDDSDYYSQVKALFDLMSPEQQQVLFDNTARSMGDIPKVIKLRHISNCYKADPAYGKGVADALGIDVNEALQ
- a CDS encoding MlaD family protein; protein product: MPTTNAKRKKLFSIGLTALMALLMFYFGFNFLKGTNIFERTNVYYVTFEHLKDVTKSTPVSMDGYRVGLVRSLHFDYEHLKGVTAELALDKNIKIPKGSKVIIKGNPLSGAELSIAKPKTYTAFHTPGDSLMAFSSGDLMSQVSDDLLPAIAGLLSKMDTMLYNFDKVINNPHIHTAFREIAEASENLSASTRTLRNMMTTKVPGIMNEVEVMSKNFSSISTKVNNMALDSTVMRLNRVLSDTEGMTKRLNSKDNTLGLLLNDKALFESIYKTTRSADTLLMDLKKNPKRYVHFSIF
- the glyA gene encoding serine hydroxymethyltransferase; this translates as MKRDERIFALIQEEHERQRKGIELIASENFVSDQVMEAMGSCFTNKYAEGYPGRRYYGGCEVVDQAEQLAIDRIKQLYGAEWANVQPHSGAQANMAVLLTVLKPGDTFLGLNLAHGGHLSHGSAVNSSGILYNPIAYNVKEDTGRVDYDEMERLALEHKPKLIIAGGSAYSREWEYQRMRDIADKIGALLMVDMAHPAGLVAAGLLDNPVKYAHIVTSTTHKTLRGPRGGIILLGKDFENPWGLKTPKGVLKTMGQLLDSAVFPGVQGGPLEHVIAAKAVAFGEALDPSFKVYQQLVKDNAQAMAKAFIELGYKIISDGTDNHSMLVDLRPKFPELTGKVAENSLVRADITINKNMVPFDTRSAFQTSGFRVGTPAISTRGVQPSEMKAIVTLIDRVLSAPEDEAVITAVRKEVNEMMSERPIFAW
- a CDS encoding phosphoglycerate kinase; translated protein: MANIDNFNFKGLRTFVRVDFNVPLDDKFNITDDTRIRAALPTLHKILGDGGRLILGSHLGRPKGVEDKYSLAHIKDQISKALGVEVKFAPDCVGEEAVRMAAELKDGEALLLENLRFYAEEEGKPRGLAEDASEEEKAAAKKAVKESQKVFTKKLADLADVYVNDAFGTAHRAHASTALMADYFDKDHKMFGYLMGKEVEAVKKVMSDIRRPFTAIMGGSKVSSKIDIIENLLTKVDNLILTGGMTYTFSKARGGKIGVSIVENDKLDLALDIIKKAEERGVKLYIAVDSKVADKFSNDANTQFVPSNDIPDGWEGMDIGPKTIEMFSEVIKGSKTILWNGPTGVFEFDNFGHGSEAVGKAIAEATKAGAFSLVGGGDSVACVNKYHLADKVSYVSTGGGALLEAIEGKVLPGIAAIEK